One window of the Arcobacter sp. F2176 genome contains the following:
- a CDS encoding response regulator — protein sequence MKKINILIIEDTTLTAQKMKRTLEWAGYHVVAIASRSENALEAMFKEHVDIIIADINIKGELNGIETAKLIQKNFNVPVIFLTSYHDDNTLSEASSVNFTGYIVKPYLDAHLLREVKLASLRFGLNNKIEAIKLDNEYVYDVQNKVLLKNNKEITLTKKEEQFLYMLIQNKNSVISNEYVDLTLWHDNATYDENRRQLLFRLRKKVPDLDIQTIKGVGYILKTNTPDI from the coding sequence ATGAAAAAAATTAACATATTAATCATAGAAGATACAACTTTAACTGCACAAAAGATGAAAAGAACATTAGAATGGGCAGGATATCATGTAGTTGCTATTGCAAGTAGAAGTGAAAATGCTTTAGAGGCAATGTTTAAAGAGCATGTTGATATTATCATCGCAGATATCAATATCAAAGGGGAACTAAATGGAATTGAAACTGCAAAACTTATCCAAAAAAACTTCAATGTTCCAGTTATATTTTTAACATCATACCACGATGATAATACACTCTCTGAAGCTTCTAGCGTCAACTTTACAGGATACATTGTAAAACCATATTTAGATGCTCATCTTCTTAGAGAAGTAAAACTAGCTTCTCTTCGTTTTGGGCTCAATAATAAAATTGAAGCAATTAAACTTGATAATGAATATGTTTACGATGTACAAAATAAAGTTTTATTGAAAAATAATAAAGAGATAACTCTAACAAAAAAAGAAGAGCAATTTTTATATATGCTAATACAAAATAAAAACTCTGTAATATCCAATGAATATGTTGATTTAACATTATGGCATGACAATGCAACTTATGATGAAAATAGAAGACAATTACTTTTTAGACTAAGAAAGAAAGTACCAGATTTAGATATTCAAACTATAAAAGGTGTAGGTTATATTTTAAAAACAAATACCCCTGATATATAG
- a CDS encoding TIGR02757 family protein, protein MNKKDIELKNLLDIEVANRNNDCELTLERPDPLFIAKRHNDEYISLICALFAYGKASLIIKFLDSLDFSLLNKDEQSIRKSFEKHYYRFQNSKDIQEFFIALSRLKKQTTLNELFVEKYKINNNVCEGIDNIISKINEINPHTSQGYKFLLGSNFKRDKQNNIKQVGNAAYKRWFMYLRWMVRKDNLDMGLWSGVSSEDLLMPLDTHTFNVSNKLGLISRNNCDLYASYLLTKKLKQFDKNDPIKYDFALYRIGQEKLIESNK, encoded by the coding sequence ATGAACAAAAAAGATATAGAACTCAAAAACCTATTAGATATAGAAGTTGCCAATAGAAACAATGACTGTGAATTGACACTAGAGCGACCAGACCCACTATTTATAGCAAAAAGACATAATGACGAATATATCTCACTTATTTGTGCACTATTTGCCTATGGAAAAGCATCTTTGATAATAAAGTTTTTAGATAGTTTGGATTTTTCACTTTTGAATAAAGATGAACAGAGTATTAGAAAAAGTTTTGAAAAACACTATTATAGATTTCAAAATAGCAAAGATATCCAAGAGTTTTTCATAGCCTTATCAAGACTAAAAAAACAAACAACACTAAATGAACTATTTGTGGAGAAATACAAAATAAATAATAATGTCTGTGAAGGAATAGATAACATAATAAGTAAAATAAATGAAATAAATCCACACACATCCCAAGGCTACAAATTCCTACTTGGGTCAAACTTTAAAAGAGATAAACAAAACAATATAAAACAAGTAGGAAATGCAGCATACAAAAGATGGTTTATGTATTTAAGATGGATGGTTCGAAAAGATAATTTAGATATGGGATTATGGAGCGGTGTATCAAGTGAAGACTTACTAATGCCACTAGATACTCATACTTTCAATGTATCAAATAAACTTGGACTTATAAGTAGGAATAATTGCGATTTATACGCTTCATATTTACTAACTAAAAAACTAAAACAGTTTGATAAAAATGACCCTATAAAGTATGACTTTGCGCTTTATAGAATTGGTCAAGAGAAGTTGATAGAATCTAATAAGTAG